CGCCGCCATGGACGTTGGGCTCCCAGGACCCCGGCTTCCGCGAATAATCCAGGTGGATCATCGATGCAACCGCATCCACGCGGAGCCCGTCGATATGAAACCGGTCGAGCCAGAACAGGGCGTTGCTCAACAAAAACGAGCGCACTTCGTTCCGTCCATAATTGAAAACATAACTGTTCCAGTCGGGATGAAACCCTTTCCGCATATCCGCATACTCATAGCAATGGCTCCCGTCGAAGCGGTATAGCCCATGATCATCATATGGAAAATGCGAAGGCACCCAATCGAGGATTACCGCGATGCCGGCATGATGGAAAGCGTCCACCAGCGCGGCAAACTCCTGCGGCGTGCCATAGCGGCTCGTAGGCGCGAAGAAGCCCGTCAGCTGGTACCCCCACGACCCGTCGAACGGATGCTCGGCCACCGGCATAAACTCAACATGCGTAAAGCCCATTTCCTTCACGTACGGCACCAGCATGGCGGCCATGTCGCGATACGTATAAAAACGCTCATGGTCGTCCGGATCGGGCCGGCGCCAGGAGCCGAGATGTACTTCGTACACGGAAATCGGGCTTTTCAGGCTGTTCTTCTCTCCTCTTTTCTTCATCCATGCCGCGTCTTTCCATTTATATTCCAGTTTCGAGGTGATGGATGCCGTTTGGGGCCGCAGCTCCCAACTGTTGGCGAAAGGGTCGCCTTTGCGCAGCTCCTCCCCGGAATTGGACCGGATGAAGTATTTGTACAGCTGCTGCTCCTTCACCCCGGGTATAAACCCTTCCCAGATGCCTGATTTGTCCCACCGCGGGAATAGGGTATGACTGTAAATATTCCACCCGTTGAAGTCCCCGATCACCGATACGAAAGCTGCATTGGGCGCCCACACGGCGAAATAAGTGCCGTGTTTCCCCTCGTAAGTCAGTCCATGGGAGCCGAACTTTTCGTACAGCCGGTCGTGCTGCCCGGCCTGGAACAGCTCAATATCCCTGGCCGAAAACAGGGAGAAAGGCTCTACGGGCTGCAGTTTCCTGAAGGGTTCCTCGTCTGCGGGGAGCTGTTTGCTCGGGTGTTGGGTCGTCATAACTGGGCGTTGGGTGCTTTCGTACAAGGTAAAAAATACCCGCAAACTGACGCTTGCGGGTATAATATTTCTTGATAAGAAAAAGGATTATCCACGTTTGGGGCGGAAACCGCCGCCGGAACCGCTTTTGGAATACTCGCGGCGCGGACGGAAACCACCGTCTTCACTACCGCTCCAGGTTTTCTTCGGACGATCGCCATAGCTGCGGTAACCACCGCCACCACCGGGCTTGCGCTTGTCGCCATCCTGTGAAGTTTCGATCCTAACGGAACGGCCGTTGTGTTCCACCTGCTTGAAACCGGACTGTACCTGGGGCGCCGCATCGTTCTCCACTTCGAAGAAGGAATACACGCCTTTAAGGTCGATACGGCCAATTTTGTTGCCGCGGATGCCAGCGTTGTCACAAATAAAGCGGAGCATATCACCGCGGGTGAAGTTGTCTACCGAACCGAGGTTGATGAACAGGCGGGTAAACTTGCCGGAATTGCGGCGGGTCATGGAGTGCTCGTCGCTGCCACGGGGGCCTTCCTTCACGTTCAGATCCGGCGCGTCCTGGTAATATTCGAGGAATTCATTGAATTCGAGGGAAGCGAAACGGCGGATGATATCTTCCTTGCTGAGGTCCGCAAATTCTTCATAGATGCGGGTCAGATAGGGATCGATCTGTTCTTCGTTCACGGTTACGTTATGCACGCGGTGAACGAGGGCGAAGAGTTGTTTCTCGCAAACGGCGAATCCGTCGGGCACTTCAGCCTTTTCGAACTTCTTGCCGATTACGCGCTCGATCTGGCGGATTTTTCCGATGTCACGGCCGCTGACGATGGCAATGGATACACCGGAACGGCCTGCGCGGGCGGTACGGCCGGAGCGGTGGGTGTAGTTCTCCACGTCGTCGGGCAGTTCGTAGTTGATAACGTGCGTAACGTTATCCACATCGATGCCGCGCGCGGCTACGTCGGTAGCTACCAGTACCTGGAGGTTCTTCTCACGGAAGCGTTTCATCACCTTATCGCGTTGCTGCTGGGTGAGGTCACCATGCAGCGCGTCGGCGTTGTAGCCGTCCTTGATGAGTGATTCCGCGATTTCCTGCGATTCGATCTTGGTACGGGTGAAGATGATGCCAAAGATATCGGGGTTGTAATCCACGATGCGTTTCAGCGCGGCGTATTTGTCGCGGGGGCGCACCACGTAGTATTCGTGCTCGATGTTGGCATTGCCGGTGTTCTTTCCGCCTACGGTCAGTTCAAACGGATCCTCCATGTACTTCTGCGCGATACGGCGCACTTCGGTGGGCATGGTAGCGGAGAACAGCCAGGTGGTTTTTTCTTCGGGCGTGTTGGAGAGAATGCTGTTGATATCTTCCTGGAAGCCCATGTTCAGCATTTCGTCCGCTTCGTCGAGTACGGCGTAGCGTACGTTGTCGAAGTTGATGGCGCCGCGCTCGATAATATCGAGGAGGCGGCCCGGGGTGGCAACCACGATATGGGCGCCGCGTTTAAGATCGCGGAGCTGCATGCCGATCGAGGTGCCACCATAAACGGCAACGATGTTCACGTCGCCGAGGTATTTGGAAAAGTTCTTGAGGTCGTTGGTGATCTGCAGGCACAGTTCGCGCGTGGGGCAGAGGATCAGGCCCTGCACGTTACGCACTTTGGTATCCAGCTGGTGCAGCAGGGGCAGGCCGAAAGCGGCGGTCTTGCCGGTACCGGTCTGCGCGAGGCCCACGAAGTCGCGGTCGCCGCCAAGCAGTACCGGGATGGCTTTCTCCTGGATGGGGGTCGGGGAAACGAAGCCAAGGTCGGTAACGGCTTTCAGCAGATTTTCCTGTAAGCCTAATGATTCGAATGTAGTCATGTAATTTTTTTCGGTGTGGCCCGGGGTTGTTTTAAAAACCGGACCGGGTGATCAATGATGCCGGCGCAAAAAGTTTTAAACCAGCTCTCCTTCCAGGTCGTAGTCGAACGCCCTGGTAATTTTAACCTGTACGAATTCTCCGGGTTTCAACTTCCTGTCCGTGTTAATGATCACCTCATTATCCACCTCTACCGAATCGAACTCCGTCCGGCCCAGGTAACGGCCGGATTCTTTTTTATCTACTATTACTTTAAAGACTTTGCCAACCATCTCCTGGTTTTTCTCCAGGGAGATTTCCTGCTGCGTTTCCATGATGTCCTGCGCGCGGCGTTCTTTTTCTTCAGCCGGGATATTGTCTTCCAGCTCGTAAGCGGAAGTATTTTCCTCGTGGCTGTAGGTGAATACGCCTACGCGGTCGAAGCGGACTTCTTCGAGGAACCGTTTCACGTCTTCCACGTCTTCCAGGGTTTCGCCGGGGAAGCCGGTGATGAGCGTGGTACGCAGGGCGATGCCGGGCACTTTTTCACGGATGCCGGCGATGAGGTCCACGATCTCCTTGCGGGTGATCTGGCGCTTCATGGCTTTGAGCATCGGGTCGGCGATATGCTGCAGCGGGATGTCGAGGTAGTTGCAGATGTTATCGCGTTCGCGCATCACATCCAGGATTTCCATGGGGAACTTGGTGGGGTACGCATAGTGCAGGCGGATCCACTCCAGCCCTTTTACGTCTGCGAGGGCATGCAGCAGATCGGCCAGGCGGCGCTGTTTGTACAGATCCAGGCCGTAATAAGTCAGCTCCTGTGCGATGAGCATGATTTCTTTCACGCCGATCTTCACGAGGCGCTCCGCTTCCGCCACCACCTGTTCGATGGGCTTGGAAACGTGCTGGCCGCGCATAAGCGGGATGGCGCAAAAGGAACAGGTGCGGTTGCATCCTTCCGAAATCTTCAGGTAAGCATAATGAGAAGGCGTGCTTAACAAACGCTCCCCGATCAGCTCGGCCTTGTAATCGGCATCGAATTTCTTCAGGATGGAAGTGAGCTCCATCGTTCCAAACCAGGCATCCACGCCCGGAATCTCCTTCTCCAGGTCGCCGCGGTAACGCTCGCTGAGGCATCCGGTCACATAGACCTTGTCCAGCTTTCCGTTTTCCTTCAGGTCAACCTGGTCGAGGATGGTGTTGATGGATTCTTCTTTTGCTTTGTCAATAAATCCGCAGGTGTTGACAATCACGATGTTATGATCGCGTTTGGCATTTTCGTGCACCACGTCGATGTCGTTGGCTTTCAGCTGACCGCTTAATACCTCCGAATCCACCATGTTTTTGGAGCAACCCAGCGTAATAATATTAACCTTGTCTTTCTTTAAAGTTCTCGTCTTCAAAAAGCAATTTTTTAATTTCTCCCGGTTTCGTTACCGGAATTGCCACGAAGACACGCAGACACGCTCTAATGTTACAGCAGGCAAGCTGTTTGAAGTGACTATGAGCCTAAGTGGAGCTATTGAGAAGACGCAAAGGTAAACAAATTATTTGAATTACTGCATTTTCCGCTCAGGCATGTAAACGGCGCATGGCTTTCTCGGCTCTTTGGTTGGCCACCTTGCGTTTGTAATGGTACCACCACTCCGGCGCCATCTTGATGAGCAGATTGTTCATACTGCGCAAACCTGCGATATGGTAAAGCCCGTTGAGCTTGCCGGAGATCGACTGGTCGAGGGCGCGCAGGCTCATGGCGAAACCACCTTCCAGGTATTCCATGTGGTGCCAGTAGCCGCCGGGCATAAACATCGTATCACCGTGCTCCAGCACCGTAGTATAGGCTTTGGCAAATTTCAGGGCGGGAAAACGGTTTTCGTCCAGCCGGTCGGCCCAGCCCACGAAATTCGCCGCGCTTTCCACTGTCATGGGCATGCGATAGATGAGCTCCGATTGGCTGTTCTCCAGGAGCAGCACGCGTTTGCGGCCCACAAACTGGGTATGGAAGATATGGCTGAGATCGATGTCATAGTGCATGTGCGCCACTGATCCGCCGCCGCCGACGAAGAGCATGGGGTATTTCTTCAGAAAACCCTTTGCCAGGAAATCAGGCCAGTTGAAATCGCCCGTGAGCTGCGGGGCATGCTGGAAAATATTGAACAGGAAGATGCGGAGCTGCACGGGCCCGCTGGCCACCATATCCAGGTATTCGCCGAATGTGATATATTCGTCGGCACCATTAACAAGGGTTTTGGCCCCTGCCCTTTCGTTGTTGTAGACGCCTACCGTCCTGTCGCCGACGATGGATTTGAAATAATCCCAGGTCCATTTTTCATAAGCCGGCCACTGTTTGGACAATCCAGTGATGATCAAGGGTATGCGGGGCTCGTAATAATCTTTCCTGAATGCTTCCGGTGTGATATGGTCAACTCAATCTATGGATTGTACTATCATAAACGCGAATTGTTTTTATGGGTGAAAACAAATGACTCTCCCAAATTTAAGGAATTGCTGCGTTCGGAGCGCACGGCGGAGGGTTTGGCGGAAAATTGGACGAAACGGCAATGAAAGCGCCGGCCAAGTGCCGGACGAGGCGGGTTAAAACTGGCTCCCTGAATAGACTTGAAGGGCTGTGGTTTGGGGAATGACTGGAAAAGTTACCGTTACCATGGCTCTGGCGAATAAGAGATTCTTTTACGGATAATTACTGGCCTGCGCTAAAATGTATAAGTATTCGACATATGGCCGGCACAGATACAAAAATGCCGGAAGTAAAACTTCCGGCATTCATAATAACTAAACGATAATCAGCTATTTAAACTAAACAGCGAATCCACGAATTCTTCTTTATCAAATACCTGCAGATCCTCCATTTTTTCACCGATGCCGATGTATTTCACGGGGATTTTGAACTGGTTGGCGATGGCGAGCACCACACCGCCCTTGGCGGTACCGTCGAGCTTGGTGATAGCTAGGGAAGTGACTTCCGTAGCGGCGGTGAACTGTTTCGCCTGTTCCAGCGCGTTCTGACCGGTGGAGCCGTCGAGGACGAGCAGCACTTCATGCGGGGCGTCGGGGATCACCTTGTTCATCACGCGTTTGATTTTGGAGAGCTCGTCCATGAGGTGGAGCTTGTTATGGAGACGGCCGGCGGTATCGATGATGATCACGTCGGACCCGCGGGAAACGCCGCTTTGGACAGTATCAAATGCCACAGCGGCGGGGTCGGAACCCATTTGCTGCTTTACGATTGGCACGCCAACGCGTTCGCTCCAGATGGTAAGCTGGTCAACCGCGGCGGCGCGGAAGGTATCTGCGGCGCCCAGGAGGACCGATTTGCCGGCTTTATTATAATTATAGGCGAGTTTACCGATAGTGGTGGTTTTACCCACGCCGTTCACGCCTACCACCATGATTACATAGGGCTTTTTGTTTTCTGGGGTGGAGAAATCCCGGAAACCGCTATCGGGCGCGTCCACGAGAATGGCTGCAATTTCCTCTTGCAGCATCTTGTTCAACTCACTGGTTCCCATGTATTTGTCCTTCGACACACGCGCTTCAATCCTCTCAATGATGCGGACGGTGGTATCAACCCCGACGTCAGCGGAAACGAGGGCTTCTTCGAGATTGTCGAGTACTTCTGCGTCTACGGTGGATTTGCCGGCGATGGCGCGGCCTATTTTGGAAAAGAAGCTCTCTTTCGTCTTCTGCAAGCCCTGGTCGAGGCTTTCCTTCTTTTCGCGGGAAAAGAGCTTATTGAAAAATCCCATAATGGTGATGGCTAGTGGTTAAAAAACTGGAGCGAAGATAAGTATTATAAACACAAAAAGCCGTCCGTCAAGTACGAACAGCTCCCGTGTAGTATGATGTGTAAAGCCGGATTACTTTTTGTTGAAGTACTCCTGCACAGTATCCTTGTGGATGATCTGCTCCTTAAAGGTGTACGCACCGGATTTCGGAGAGCGTTCAGCTTTGATCACTTTGGTCCACACTTTCGATTCTGCTGCAGCTTTAGCGTCTTTTACTTTCGAGTTCTTAGAAGCTTGTTTTGCCATCTTGTATAAATGTTAAACGTTAATTGTAAAGGTTGTCAATCGTCAAGCGCTAATCGAATAGACGTATACGATTAACAGCCAGGCAATTAAGTTGACCTTATTTGATTTCTTTGTGCACAGTCACCTTCCGGAGGATGGGATTGTACTTCTTCAGCTCCAGGCGCTCCGGAGTGTTTTTCTTGTTCTTGTTGGTGATGTAGCGGGAAGTCCCGGGCTGACCGGAGGTCTTATGCTCCGTGCACTCGAGGATTACCTGCACCCTGTTACCTTTCTTTGCCATTTTATGCTGGTTAAGTTGATACCGAATGAATTAAAACTAAACGTCTTTTCTACCTGCAGCGCGCATTTCTTTCACTACAGTGTAGAGACCACGCTTGTTAATGGTTCTCAGACCGTCTGCAGACACCTTCAGTGTAATCCAACGGTCTTCTTCCGCCAAAAAGAAACGCTTGGTTTGCAGATTGGGCAGAAACCTTCTCTTTGTCTTAATGTTCGAGAAAGATACGTGATGACCTGTAATAGGTTTTTTCCCAGTCACCTGACATACTCTAGCCATGTTCTAAAAATTTTGGACTGCAAAAGTCGCATTTATTTATGTAAATATCAAATTAAAGGTGGCGATTTTATTCACACCCGAAATTAACTGTCTAAAAAAGTGGACAATAGCAGCATCAGATCAGGACGCCCAGGCTCTTGATAACCGCGCCCAGCCTCACGGAATCCAGGATCCGCTGTTGGGAAGTGCCGTGCTTCAGCAGGGCCTCCTCGTGACTCGTCACGCACATCTGGCAGCCGTTCAGCGCACTCACCACCAGGCTCAACAGCTCGAAAAACTCCTTCCCGATCACCGGATTGGCCATAATGCTCATGCGGATACCGGCGGGAGCGGTCGTATAAAATTCCTTCTCCACGAAGTGGCGGAAACGGTAATACACATTATTGGCGTTCATGAGGGAAGTGCAGCTGATCACGTCGGCCACTTCCTTATCCGTAGCCCCGGCCGCCAGCGCCAGTTGCTCGAACCCGCCCTGCAATGCGGTCAATTTTTCGTTCACGGCCACGCTCAGGCCAATCAGGTACGCTTCCTTCTTTTCGAGGGTGGAAGCTTCCAGGGCGTTGGTCACGTTGATTTTCAGGTCTTTCAGGTAGCGCGCGTCCACGGCGGAGAGGGCGGCCAGCTTGGCGGGCATTTCGGCGGCGCCCAGGCCTACCGTTTGCATAATCTGCTGTGCGGTATCGCTTGTATTGGTTCCAAACATCGATTGTATGCTTTGAAATGGTAGAAAAATGGCCGGGCAAGCGCCTGCCGCCCGGCCACGAAATAAAGTCACGACATTACGCGGTGAGGGTAGCCTCGCCTTTCTGCCAGTTGCAGGGGCACAGCTCGTCGGTCTGCAGTGCGTCCAGTACGCGGAGCACTTCCTTCACATTGCGGCCTACGGAGAGGTCGTACACGGAAGTCCAGCGTACGATACCCTGGGGGTCTACCACGAAAGTGGCGCGGTAAGCGATCTTCTCGTTGGCTTCCAGAATGCCCAGCTCGTCGGCCAGGGATTTGGAAGTATCGGCCAGCATGGGGAATTTCAGGCCACGGAGGTCGTCGTGGTTGTTTCTCCAGGCGAGGTGAACGAATTCAGAGTCGGTGGAAGCGCCGATCAGGATGGCGTCGCGGTCGGCGAAATCCTGGTAGTGGCTGTTGAACTCGGCGATTTCGGTGGGGCATACGAAAGTGAAATCTTTCGGCCACCAAAACATCACCATCCATTTTCCGGAAGCTTTGATCTCTTCGGAAGAGATGTCATAGAACTCCTTGCCTTTCTCGATGGAAACTACTGCCTTCTTTGCGAACTCAGGGAATTGGGCCCCTACTGATAAAACTGCATTTTTCATAATAAGTACTATATTCTGTTTATTGATTTTCAAGCTGAGCTATCGGGTGATTGCCGCCGCAAAGTTCCTATGCAAAAAGGGATAAATCAAATAGATTTATCGTACTTAGATATTGTTTGTATCTATATCGTTTTGTTTTCCAATAGATGAACATAAGGTTAAATCCGCGCCCAGTAAGGACTCCCCGGAAATGGCGCATTTTACCTACGCGAAACGGATTTTTCCACTGCGGAACCATTTAACCTTTTGGCACGTATTTTAGTTATAAGTAGACAGGTAAAAATTGATTGGATATGAAACTCAGAAACATTTTACTCGCGATTGTAACGATTGGCCTTGCTTTGATTCCGTTTATCAAAAACGCCATCAACAAACAGGATGAATTTGATGCTACACAGGATTTATTCATCTAGTTTCGGCAAGTCATGACACCCCTTGGACCGATGCCCCCATCCCCAGGCACCTACATGACTGCAGCGGGCTCCATTGTACCGTGATCAACTCCCGCCCTGAACAACCCTCAGGGCCAAAGGGACCGTTTTGCCCCTCCCAGGCCACGCTCCCTACCCACTTTTTAGCGCCATACCCCAACGCTCAGCCGTAAATTATTCGGAAGAAGCGGAAGAAATCGATTTGCCCGTATCCATCCATCCTTTCCTTCTACTATTTCCTTTGACCATTTCCTTCCCTCATTTCCTCCGCCTTACCACCAATCACGCCGCGCACCTCCCCGGCCCCACCATCCGCCGCATATACATTGCACCCTCCCTTCCGCCTGCATTTTGATTATATTTGCCCCGCTTTCCCCCGAACCATGCCAGATATCCGCCAATACCTCCTCCCCGTTCTCTTCCACCTCCTGCTGCTCGCCGCCGGTAACGCCGCCGCGCAGGATACCGCCACCGTCCGGCAGTACATCGCCAGGGCCAGTTCCCTTTCAGCCAGCCAGCCCGATTCCGCCGATGCGTACTTCCGCAAAGCCGGCGCCATGGCCCAAAGGATCGGGTTTACCGACGGACTGCTAGATTACACCCGCCGCTACACCCTCTTCCTTTATAACAATCTCCGCTTCGAGGAAGCCCTGGCCGTTTCCGCCCTCCAGCTCGAAAAATCCCTGGAAATTAAAAACTTCGCCAAAGCCTCCGCCGCCCACAACAACATGGCGCTCCAATACCAGGCCACCGGCCGCCTGCGCCAGGCCGCCGACCACCTCATCAAAGCCCTCGGCATCGCCGAACAGATGGGCGACAGCGTCAATCTTCAGAAATATTATACCAACCTGGGGTCTATCATGATCGACCTCGGCAACTATACCAAAAGCTACCAGTATACCCGCAAAGGCCACGAAACCGCCCTGCTGCTGAAGGATTCCCTGGCCATAGGCCGCAGCCTCGTGAACCTCCTGGCCGCCGAAACCATCAGCAAAATGTACCCGGAGGCCATCCGGCACGCCCGCCTCACCCGCGATTACGGCCTGGCGCTGAACGACACCACCCTGCTGCTGTGCGCCTACATCAACCTGGGCAGCATTTACAACCGCATCGGCCACCCCGATTCCGCCATGGCCTGGAACCAGCTTGCCCTCCGCCACCTCAACCCCAGCCTGCCGCCGGATTACCGCATGTATGTGGACCATGTTTTCGCGGAAACCTATGTAGCACTGAAAAAACCAGCGCTGGCGGATCCGTATTTCCAGCGCAGCATCCAGGACGCCGAAAACATCTTCCCCCGCAGCGAACTGCGCGACCTCTACAAACTCGGCACTGAACTGAGAGAAATGCAGGGCCGCCACGCCGAAGCCATTGCATACTGGAAAAAATATACCCGCCTGAACGATTCCATGGTGAACCTCGCCACCCAGGCTTCCATCAACGAGCTGGAGATCCAATACGCCACTGCGCGCAAAGAACAGGCGCTCACCGAACAACGCCTTAAGCTCCAGCAGAAAGACTTCTGGATCTGGCTTTCCTGGGGTATAGTGGTGCTCCTCGTAGGCGCCGGCGCCGTGGCCTGGGCGCTCTTCCGCCAGCGCCAGAAAGCCGCCATCGACCGCAAACGCACCCAGCTGCTGCTCGCGCAGCTATCAGGCGAAGAAAAAGAGCGCGCCCGAACCGCGCAAGACCTCCACGACGGCGTGGGCAGCATCCTTTCCGCCGCCAAAATCCACATGCATTCCGTGAAAGGCAGCGACCCGGAAGCCTCCGCCCGCGTGGTTTCCCTCATCGAAGACGCCGCCCGCGAAGTGCGCAACATCTCCCACAGCCTCGATCCCGAAATCCTCCTGGAAGAAGGACTGGAGTACGCCCTCCGCGCCTTCCTCGCCAAAATCTCCCACCCCGGCCTCTCCATCAACCTCTACACCGTGGGCGACCTGCCCCGCCTAACCTCCGACCAGGAACTGCTGATTTACCGCATCATCCAGGAAGCGATGAACAACGTCATCCGCCACGCTGCCGCCACCGAAGCCATCGTACAACTCGGGTACGATGCCGGCATCCTGACGCTGACGGTAGAAGACAACGGCAAGGGTTTCGATCCCGCCACCGTGCCCGCCAAAGGCATTGGACTGGGCAATATGGTCACCCGCATCAACCTCCTGAAGGGCCATTACGAGATCAGCAGCCGTCCGGGCGAAGGCACGAGCATCTACGCCGAATTCGCCGGCCTTACCGCATAAAAAAACCCGCTCTCCACCGCACGAAGCGGGAAGAACGGGCTCATCATCAAAGGGACCTGTTGTTACAGGGATAAATGTATCCTTGCGTGGTCACGATCTTCAGGAACCTTGGCTGTTTTGGGGGCAATGGACGCCGTTTTCGGCTATATGGATCTGGGGTTATGGATGGCGATAGTTTTTGGGGAACGCACCGGATGAGGCCGGACTACCGGTTTCTCATGTCTTTCTGTATTCGAGCATCGCGCAATTGTTGCACTGCGCGGCGATTTCGGGTTCGAAGTCGATGGTCAGCTCGGGAACGAACACGTCTTCGGTCCGCCATTTCCGGAGCTGGAGGATATTGCCGCCATAGGTGGCTTTCACTTTATAGCGGCCCATGGGTACGTCTTTGATCTGCCAGCCGTCTTCCGCCTTGAGGGTGAGCGTTTGCCCGGCGGAGCCGTCGATCAGCGGACCAACGGGCGTGAAGGTCCAGGTGATGTCCGCTTCGTTGGGGACGCTTTCTCCGATGTAGTTGTCGAACGTCACGAGCCCTCCGAAGTACCCGGATAGCGGGGCTTCCTTCACTCCTTTCAGTTTCCAGGTGAAGTTGCGCACGGCACCTTCGCCGCCGAAGCCGTCGGAGTTGTCGGGTTCGAGGTAGATGTGGTATTTTTTGCCGTTGTAGACGGGATAATGCTCGGCGAAGGCGTACCAGGATCCTGTGCGGATTTTGATGCTGTAGGAGCCGTCGTCGCCCGTGCTGGTGCTCATATTGGAGTTGTAGAAGATGCTGTGGTCGATGAGAATTTTCACACCTTTTAACGGCGCGCCGGCGGAGTTGCGGACTTTTCCGGTGACGTATCCTTTTTTGGGGTCGCCGTTACTGTTTTCTCCGTCGTCCTTTTTACAGGAGGCGGCGGCGAGGCTAATGAAGAGAAGAGAAGCGATGATGTGTTGCATATGTTCCGATTAACGGCACAAAAGTATATCGCCTGATGATGCCGAAAAACGGGTGTAGTACGTGATTTCGGTGACTACGTAGTAGTACTGGGTGTTGTTTCGGCGGGAAGCTGTTTTTTTGCATAAATTTACTGTCACACTTTTCAACTGAGCACGCATGGATATCAGGATCGGCATCGCGGATGACCATTTGTTAATTATCAACGGGCTGGAAACGATGCTGCAATCGGCTCCGGGCCATCATTTAATTTTCAAAGCCCTGACCGGCACCGCTTTGCTGGAAGCGCTGGAGCAGGAGGAGCCCGACGTCCTGCTGCTGGATATCCAGTTACCCGACGCCAACGGGGTGGACCTCTGCAAGCAGATCTCCGAACAGTTCCCCGACGTTCGCGTGATCGCATTGACGAATCATGAGGAAACGATGTACGTCCGCAAGATGATGCGCAACGGTGCGCTGGGCTATCTCCTCAAAAGCACCGATCCCGAAAGCCTCCTGGAAGCCATCACCAAAGCCTACGAAGGCGAAGAATACCTCGACAAGCGCCTGGAAAAAGCGATGCTCTCCGAAATGATCATGGGCAAACGGCAATCGAGCCGGGAAGTGCAGCTCACCAAAAGGGAAATTGAGATCCTCACCCTGATCGCATCGGAACATACCAACCAGCAGATCGCGGATAAATTATTCATCAGCCTGCGAACGGTGGAATGTCACCGGCTGAATATTACACAGAAGCTAAATGTCAAGCACACGGCGGGGTTGGTAAAGGAAGCTTATTTGAGGGGGTTGGTGAAGTAGGCGGCGATATCGCTTTGATATAGCAGGCAGAATTATTTAGGCCCCTGGTGGACAGGACAAATAGTGCCGGTTAA
Above is a genomic segment from Chitinophaga pollutisoli containing:
- the glgB gene encoding 1,4-alpha-glucan branching protein GlgB is translated as MTTQHPSKQLPADEEPFRKLQPVEPFSLFSARDIELFQAGQHDRLYEKFGSHGLTYEGKHGTYFAVWAPNAAFVSVIGDFNGWNIYSHTLFPRWDKSGIWEGFIPGVKEQQLYKYFIRSNSGEELRKGDPFANSWELRPQTASITSKLEYKWKDAAWMKKRGEKNSLKSPISVYEVHLGSWRRPDPDDHERFYTYRDMAAMLVPYVKEMGFTHVEFMPVAEHPFDGSWGYQLTGFFAPTSRYGTPQEFAALVDAFHHAGIAVILDWVPSHFPYDDHGLYRFDGSHCYEYADMRKGFHPDWNSYVFNYGRNEVRSFLLSNALFWLDRFHIDGLRVDAVASMIHLDYSRKPGSWEPNVHGGAENLEAISFLKEMNARIYERFPDVQTIAEESTSFYGVSRPVFLGGLGFGMKWMMGWMNDTLDYFKKDPLYRKWYHNQITFSMMYAFSENFMLPLSHDEVVHGKSPMIYKMPGDDWQKFANLRLLYSYMFTHPGTKLLFMGDEFGDTKEWNFKSELGWQLLQHPTHSRLRDFVKALNQLYTSEKALFSQQFDPAGFEWIHLADQENSILVYARKGAEGEVILVALNMTPIPREEYPIGIPWGEPFREILNSDAPEWHGSGVVNMGLLHPVPGRFGRPFDIILRLPPLGAVVLRMEPAKPKKGRK
- a CDS encoding DEAD/DEAH box helicase → MTTFESLGLQENLLKAVTDLGFVSPTPIQEKAIPVLLGGDRDFVGLAQTGTGKTAAFGLPLLHQLDTKVRNVQGLILCPTRELCLQITNDLKNFSKYLGDVNIVAVYGGTSIGMQLRDLKRGAHIVVATPGRLLDIIERGAINFDNVRYAVLDEADEMLNMGFQEDINSILSNTPEEKTTWLFSATMPTEVRRIAQKYMEDPFELTVGGKNTGNANIEHEYYVVRPRDKYAALKRIVDYNPDIFGIIFTRTKIESQEIAESLIKDGYNADALHGDLTQQQRDKVMKRFREKNLQVLVATDVAARGIDVDNVTHVINYELPDDVENYTHRSGRTARAGRSGVSIAIVSGRDIGKIRQIERVIGKKFEKAEVPDGFAVCEKQLFALVHRVHNVTVNEEQIDPYLTRIYEEFADLSKEDIIRRFASLEFNEFLEYYQDAPDLNVKEGPRGSDEHSMTRRNSGKFTRLFINLGSVDNFTRGDMLRFICDNAGIRGNKIGRIDLKGVYSFFEVENDAAPQVQSGFKQVEHNGRSVRIETSQDGDKRKPGGGGGYRSYGDRPKKTWSGSEDGGFRPRREYSKSGSGGGFRPKRG
- the rimO gene encoding 30S ribosomal protein S12 methylthiotransferase RimO; translated protein: MKTRTLKKDKVNIITLGCSKNMVDSEVLSGQLKANDIDVVHENAKRDHNIVIVNTCGFIDKAKEESINTILDQVDLKENGKLDKVYVTGCLSERYRGDLEKEIPGVDAWFGTMELTSILKKFDADYKAELIGERLLSTPSHYAYLKISEGCNRTCSFCAIPLMRGQHVSKPIEQVVAEAERLVKIGVKEIMLIAQELTYYGLDLYKQRRLADLLHALADVKGLEWIRLHYAYPTKFPMEILDVMRERDNICNYLDIPLQHIADPMLKAMKRQITRKEIVDLIAGIREKVPGIALRTTLITGFPGETLEDVEDVKRFLEEVRFDRVGVFTYSHEENTSAYELEDNIPAEEKERRAQDIMETQQEISLEKNQEMVGKVFKVIVDKKESGRYLGRTEFDSVEVDNEVIINTDRKLKPGEFVQVKITRAFDYDLEGELV
- a CDS encoding cupin-like domain-containing protein — encoded protein: MTPEAFRKDYYEPRIPLIITGLSKQWPAYEKWTWDYFKSIVGDRTVGVYNNERAGAKTLVNGADEYITFGEYLDMVASGPVQLRIFLFNIFQHAPQLTGDFNWPDFLAKGFLKKYPMLFVGGGGSVAHMHYDIDLSHIFHTQFVGRKRVLLLENSQSELIYRMPMTVESAANFVGWADRLDENRFPALKFAKAYTTVLEHGDTMFMPGGYWHHMEYLEGGFAMSLRALDQSISGKLNGLYHIAGLRSMNNLLIKMAPEWWYHYKRKVANQRAEKAMRRLHA
- the ftsY gene encoding signal recognition particle-docking protein FtsY, producing MGFFNKLFSREKKESLDQGLQKTKESFFSKIGRAIAGKSTVDAEVLDNLEEALVSADVGVDTTVRIIERIEARVSKDKYMGTSELNKMLQEEIAAILVDAPDSGFRDFSTPENKKPYVIMVVGVNGVGKTTTIGKLAYNYNKAGKSVLLGAADTFRAAAVDQLTIWSERVGVPIVKQQMGSDPAAVAFDTVQSGVSRGSDVIIIDTAGRLHNKLHLMDELSKIKRVMNKVIPDAPHEVLLVLDGSTGQNALEQAKQFTAATEVTSLAITKLDGTAKGGVVLAIANQFKIPVKYIGIGEKMEDLQVFDKEEFVDSLFSLNS
- a CDS encoding DUF4295 family protein, whose product is MAKQASKNSKVKDAKAAAESKVWTKVIKAERSPKSGAYTFKEQIIHKDTVQEYFNKK